From the genome of Bombyx mori chromosome 16, ASM3026992v2, one region includes:
- the LOC101744352 gene encoding SWI/SNF-related matrix-associated actin-dependent regulator of chromatin subfamily B member 1-A isoform X1 — MALRTYGDKPISFQIEEGGDFYCVGSEVGNYLRLFRGSLYKKYPGMCRRTLTNEERKRLIDNGLGPHVLSSSVSLLKASEVEDIIEGNDDKYKAVSVSQELATPRESKSKKPHTPSWLPVMPNSSHLDAVPQATPISRSRVHNKKVRTFPLCFDDTDMTAMLENASQKQVLVPIRLDMEIEGQKLRDTFTWNKNESIITPEQFAEVLCDDLELNTSTFIPAVASSIRQQIDAFPSEPPPILEEHTDQRVLVKLNIHVGNTSLVDQVEWDMAEKENNPEQFAMKLCSELGLGGEFVTGIAYSVRGQLGWHQRTYAFSEAPLPVVETPYRVPSEAEQWAPHLETLTNAEMEKKIRDQDRNTRRMRRLANTAPDVSLSRAVNRLIRADEALFPSTPEKRRKKI, encoded by the exons ATGGCCTTACGTACGTACGGCGATAAGCCGATAAGTTTTCAAATCGAAGAAGGAGGAGACTTTTATTGTGTTGGCTCAGAG GTCGGGAATTACCTGCGCTTGTTCCGTGGGTCACTCTACAAGAAGTACCCTGGCATGTGCCGGCGTACCCTCACCAATGAAGAACGTAAGCGATTAATTGACAACGGTCTTGGTCCTCATGTGCTGTCCAGTTCAGTTTCACTGTTGAAGGCGTCAGAAGTTGAAGACATTATTGAAGGGAATGATGATAA atacaaagCAGTGTCCGTCAGCCAAGAGTTGGCGACACCCCGTGAGAGCAAAAGCAAGAAGCCACACACTCCATCATGGCTGCCAGTCATGCCAAACTCTTCTCATTTGGATGCTGTACCCCAGGCTACTCCAATCAGCAGGAGTAGGGTGCATAATAAGAAG GTGAGAACATTCCCACTGTGTTTCGATGACACAGACATGACTGCAATGCTGGAGAATGCTTCGCAAAAGCAGGTGCTTGTACCGATTCGATTGGACATGGAGATTGAGGGTCAAAAACTCAGGGATACATTTACATGGAATAAAAATG AATCAATAATAACACCAGAACAGTTTGCCGAGGTGCTGTGCGATGATTTAGAGTTGAACACGAGCACCTTCATACCTGCTGTGGCCTCCTCGATCCGGCAACAGATCGATGCCTTCCCGAGCGAGCCTCCCCCCATACTGGAGGAGCATACCGACCAGAGGGTCCTCGTCAAACTCAATATACACGTTGGAAACACTTCGTTGGTAGATCAG GTGGAGTGGGACATGGCCGAGAAGGAGAACAACCCGGAGCAGTTCGCGATGAAGCTGTGCTCGGAGCTGGGCCTCGGCGGGGAGTTCGTGACCGGCATCGCGTACTCCGTGCGCGGGCAGCTCGGCTGGCACCAGCGGACCTACGCCTTCAGCGAGGCGCCCCTACCCGTGGTCGAG ACGCCGTACCGCGTCCCGTCGGAGGCCGAGCAGTGGGCCCCGCACCTCGAGACCCTCACCAACGCGGAGATGGAGAAGAAGATCCGGGACCAGGACCGGAACACCAGGCGCATGCGGAGGCTCGCCAACACCGCGCCCG ATGTGTCTTTGAGTCGCGCAGTCAACCGGCTGATCAGAGCTGACGAAGCACTGTTCCCGTCCACCCCGGAAAAGCGAAGAAAAAAGATATAA
- the LOC101744352 gene encoding SWI/SNF-related matrix-associated actin-dependent regulator of chromatin subfamily B member 1-A isoform X2 codes for MALRTYGDKPISFQIEEGGDFYCVGSEVGNYLRLFRGSLYKKYPGMCRRTLTNEERKRLIDNGLGPHVLSSSVSLLKASEVEDIIEGNDDKYKAVSVSQELATPRESKSKKPHTPSWLPVMPNSSHLDAVPQATPISRSRVHNKKVRTFPLCFDDTDMTAMLENASQKQVLVPIRLDMEIEGQKLRDTFTWNKNESIITPEQFAEVLCDDLELNTSTFIPAVASSIRQQIDAFPSEPPPILEEHTDQRVLVKLNIHVGNTSLVDQVEWDMAEKENNPEQFAMKLCSELGLGGEFVTGIAYSVRGQLGWHQRTYAFSEAPLPVVETPYRVPSEAEQWAPHLETLTNAEMEKKIRDQDRNTRRMRRLANTAPGW; via the exons ATGGCCTTACGTACGTACGGCGATAAGCCGATAAGTTTTCAAATCGAAGAAGGAGGAGACTTTTATTGTGTTGGCTCAGAG GTCGGGAATTACCTGCGCTTGTTCCGTGGGTCACTCTACAAGAAGTACCCTGGCATGTGCCGGCGTACCCTCACCAATGAAGAACGTAAGCGATTAATTGACAACGGTCTTGGTCCTCATGTGCTGTCCAGTTCAGTTTCACTGTTGAAGGCGTCAGAAGTTGAAGACATTATTGAAGGGAATGATGATAA atacaaagCAGTGTCCGTCAGCCAAGAGTTGGCGACACCCCGTGAGAGCAAAAGCAAGAAGCCACACACTCCATCATGGCTGCCAGTCATGCCAAACTCTTCTCATTTGGATGCTGTACCCCAGGCTACTCCAATCAGCAGGAGTAGGGTGCATAATAAGAAG GTGAGAACATTCCCACTGTGTTTCGATGACACAGACATGACTGCAATGCTGGAGAATGCTTCGCAAAAGCAGGTGCTTGTACCGATTCGATTGGACATGGAGATTGAGGGTCAAAAACTCAGGGATACATTTACATGGAATAAAAATG AATCAATAATAACACCAGAACAGTTTGCCGAGGTGCTGTGCGATGATTTAGAGTTGAACACGAGCACCTTCATACCTGCTGTGGCCTCCTCGATCCGGCAACAGATCGATGCCTTCCCGAGCGAGCCTCCCCCCATACTGGAGGAGCATACCGACCAGAGGGTCCTCGTCAAACTCAATATACACGTTGGAAACACTTCGTTGGTAGATCAG GTGGAGTGGGACATGGCCGAGAAGGAGAACAACCCGGAGCAGTTCGCGATGAAGCTGTGCTCGGAGCTGGGCCTCGGCGGGGAGTTCGTGACCGGCATCGCGTACTCCGTGCGCGGGCAGCTCGGCTGGCACCAGCGGACCTACGCCTTCAGCGAGGCGCCCCTACCCGTGGTCGAG ACGCCGTACCGCGTCCCGTCGGAGGCCGAGCAGTGGGCCCCGCACCTCGAGACCCTCACCAACGCGGAGATGGAGAAGAAGATCCGGGACCAGGACCGGAACACCAGGCGCATGCGGAGGCTCGCCAACACCGCGCCCGGTTGGTAA